CCATCGAGCATCCGAATATCGACAGCGTCGTCGTGCTGGGCTGCGAGACCGCCGTGCTCTCGGGCGACACGCTCGACGCCACGCTGCGTCACGCGATGACGAGTCGCACCGTCAACAAGCCCGTCGTCTTCTCGTTCGTGGGCGGCGCGGGCATGGACGCGGCCATCCGCAAGCTGCGCGCCGAGGGTTATTCGATCTACGACGAGGTGTACGACGCGATCTCGTGCCTGGGCGCGGCCTATGCGTACCGGCGAAATCTCGCGCGACTCGACGCGCCGCCTGATGCCCTCGATCCTTGTCTCGCGGCGCTCGACGTCGCGGCCGCCGGCGCGGTGATCGACGCGGTGCGCCGGACGGATCGGCGGTTCCTGTTGCCCGCGGAGGCGCGCGAGCTGATGCGTGCCGCGGGCATTGAACTCCCCCGGCAGGAGATCGCGCGGAACTGGATCGAGGCGGCCGACGCCGCGGAACGCATCGGTTATCCCGTGGTGATGAAGATCGTGTCTCCCGACATCGTTCACAAGAGTGACGCCGGCGGCGTGGCGCTCGACCTCGAGAACCGGCAGGAGGTGCAGGATGCGTGGGATGCGATCATGCACAGTTGCCGCCGCCACAACCCGCGCGCGCGGCTCGATGGCGTCGAGATCGTGGAGCAGGTCGCGCCGGGACTCGAGATCATCGTCGGCGCGCGGCGCGATCCGTCGTTCGGCCCCGTCGTCATGTTCGGACTCGGTGGCATCTACGTCGAGGTGCTCAAGGATGTCGCGTTCCGCGCGCTGCCGCTGTCCAAGGCCGAGGCGGCCCTGATGATGCGCGACATCCGCTCCGCTCCGCTGCTCGCGGGCGTGCGCGGCGAGGCGCCCAAGGACGTGGACAGCGTGCTGGACGCCATCCTGCGCGTCGGCGCGCTGTTGGTGCGTTTCGAGGACATCGCCGATATCGAAATCAACCCCCTGATGGTGTATGAGCAGGGCATGGGTTCGAAGTCCGTGGACGTGCGGATCCTGCTGCGCCCCACCGACAAGGATCCCGACAAGGTTCCCGAGAAGGGTCCTGACAAAGGAGCCGCGAAATGAAGACCGTCATCGTCGCCTCCACCGCGAAAAGCGCCGGCAAGACGAGCATGATCGTCGCGCTCGCCGCGTCGCTCGGCGGACGCTGCGGCTACATCAAACCGGTCGGCGACCGGCTGCTGTACAAAAAGAAACGTCTCTGGGATTTCGACGCCATGGCGATGTATGACCTGTGGGCGCTCGAAACGAATCCCGAGGACATCACGATCGGATTCGAGCACGCGAAACTGCGTTTCATGTACGACGAGGCCGCGGTGAAAGAACGGCTGACCGGGATGATTGAACGCGGCGGCGCGGGTCGCGACGCCGTCTTTGTCGAGGCGGGTCCCGTCTTCTCCTTCGCGACGTCGCTGCACCTCGATCCCATCTCCATGCAGCGCGCGACGGGCGGCGATCTCGTCCTCGTCCTGACGGGGCAGGAATCGACGATCCTCGACGAGGCGCATTTCATTCGCCGCTACCTCGCGGACAACGGCGCGCGCGTTTCCGGCGTCATCGTCAACAAGGTCGCCGATGCCTCCGAATTCGAGTCGCTTCACCGCGACGAACTGGCGAAACTCGACATGCCGCTCTGGGGCGTGGTTCCCTTCGTGCCCCCGCTCGCGAGCCGA
This DNA window, taken from Deltaproteobacteria bacterium, encodes the following:
- a CDS encoding AAA family ATPase translates to MKTVIVASTAKSAGKTSMIVALAASLGGRCGYIKPVGDRLLYKKKRLWDFDAMAMYDLWALETNPEDITIGFEHAKLRFMYDEAAVKERLTGMIERGGAGRDAVFVEAGPVFSFATSLHLDPISMQRATGGDLVLVLTGQESTILDEAHFIRRYLADNGARVSGVIVNKVADASEFESLHRDELAKLDMPLWGVVPFVPPLASRSVRFLVERLLARVVAGEPGLDRTVENVFIGAMSVSAAMGDPLFEKPGKLFITSGDRSDMILLAIESGASAVLLTNNQVPPSNILSRASQEQIPLLLVPWDTYTTVQKVEQVEALLAPGDRARVATLAELASEHLKPIW
- a CDS encoding acetate--CoA ligase family protein encodes the protein IEHPNIDSVVVLGCETAVLSGDTLDATLRHAMTSRTVNKPVVFSFVGGAGMDAAIRKLRAEGYSIYDEVYDAISCLGAAYAYRRNLARLDAPPDALDPCLAALDVAAAGAVIDAVRRTDRRFLLPAEARELMRAAGIELPRQEIARNWIEAADAAERIGYPVVMKIVSPDIVHKSDAGGVALDLENRQEVQDAWDAIMHSCRRHNPRARLDGVEIVEQVAPGLEIIVGARRDPSFGPVVMFGLGGIYVEVLKDVAFRALPLSKAEAALMMRDIRSAPLLAGVRGEAPKDVDSVLDAILRVGALLVRFEDIADIEINPLMVYEQGMGSKSVDVRILLRPTDKDPDKVPEKGPDKGAAK